From Penicillium digitatum chromosome 5, complete sequence, one genomic window encodes:
- a CDS encoding Nuclear pore complex protein (SonA), putative, whose product MSLFGAGASSASAGQTNTTGDISKDVALNTPPEDGISDLCFSPTSEHLAVASWDKKVRIYEINDQGQSEGKALFEHEAPVLNCCWSPDGTKVVGAGADKAARMIDLGSGTTTQVAAHDAPIRSCHMIPNPSVGGTPLLITGSWDKTVKYWDLRQSTAIASVECQERVYTMDVKNKLLVIGTADRYINIINLDQPTKFYKTMQSPLKWQTRVVSCFSDASGFAVGSVEGRCAIQYVEEKDSASNFSFKCHRETPPANRDVCNIYSVNAISFHPIHGTFSTAGADGTFHFWDKDAKHRLKGYPAVGGPITTTAFNRTGNIFAYSVSYDWSKGYSVNTQQTTNKVMLHPIGPDETKPRPSTRKR is encoded by the exons ATGTCACTTTTCGGCGCCGGCGCGTCGTCGGCCTCGGCGGGCCAGACAAACACCACCGGCGACATTTCCAAGGACGTTGCTCTCAATACTCCTCCCGAGgatggtatctcggatctCTGCTTCTCGCCTACCAGCGAACACCTAGCCGTCGCCTCGTGGGATAAGAAAGTTCGCATCTACGAAATCAACGACCAGGGACAAAGTGAAGGAAAGGCTCTCTTCGAACATGAAGCACCAGTTCTGAACTGCTGTTGGTCTCCA GATGGAACCAAGGTCGTCGGTGCTGGTGCCGACAAGGCAGCCCGCATGATCGATCTCGGCTCAGGCACAACAACCCAAGTTGCCGCCCATGACGCCCCCATTCGAAGCTGCCATATGATCCCCAATCCATCCGTGGGCGGAACCCCACTCCTGATCACCGGCTCGTGGGACAAGACAGTTAAATACTGGGATTTGCGCCAGTCGACCGCAATTGCGTCCGTCGAGTGTCAGGAGCGTGTCTACACCATGGATGTCAAGAATAAACTGCTTGTCATCGGTACCGCAGACCGCTACATCAATATCATCAACCTCGACCAGCCAACAAAGTTCTACAAGACCATGCAATCACCCCTCAAGTGGCAGACGCGGGTAGTCAGCTGCTTTTCAGATGCTTCGGGCTTCGCTGTCGGCTCTGTCGAGGGCCGTTGTGCTATTCAGTACGTAGAGGAGAAGGATTCCGCCTCGAACTTCTCCTTCAAGTGCCACCGTGAAACCCCGCCTGCAAACCGCGATGTTTGCAATATCTACTCCGTTAACGCTATCTCCTTCCATCCCATTCATGGTACATTTAGTACTGCAGGTGCCGACGGCACTTTCCACTTCTGGGATAAGGATGCGAAGCACCGTCTCAAGGGTTACCCCGCTGTCGGGGGCCCTATCACTACCACCGCTTTCAACCGCACTGGAAACATCTTCGCTTACTCTGTCAGCTACGACTGGAGCAAGGGCTACTCCGTCAATACCCAACAGACTACCAACAAGGTCATGCTGCACCCTATCGGACCTGATGAGACAAAGCCCAGACCGAGCACGCGCAAGCGTTGA